The following are from one region of the Cloacibacterium normanense genome:
- a CDS encoding efflux RND transporter permease subunit, giving the protein MIKNFINRPVLSTVISILIVILGVLGLMALPVTQYPDIAPPTVSVSANYTGANAETVMKSVVVPLEEQINGVEGMSYITSSAGNDGSANIQIFFKQGVNPDIAAVNVQNRVARATPLLPSEVTRSGVVTQKQQTSALMYLSFYSENKKIDDVYLQNYLNINVIPNIKRINGVGDANVMGGKNYSMRIWLDPNKLAAYGLNPTDVTAAINEQSREAAAGSIGQNSGSSFEYIIKYVGKYNSKEQYDNIIIKSLGNGQNLMLKDVAKVELAAQSYTGRGENGNSPAISMGIFQTPGSNAQDIINDIKAYLKTAESDFPEGIHYTVNFDTNEFLDASIEKVVHTLIEAFILVFIVVFIFLQDFRSTLIPAIAVPVSIIGAFFFLNLLGYSLNLLTLFALVLAIGIVVDDAIVVVEAVHAKMEHGISDAKKATIEAMHEITGAIISITLVMAAVFIPVTFIEGPTGVFYKQFGITLIVAILISAINALTLSPVLCSLFLKPQHHDKEYEEKTTMGKFFHRFNAGFKASTDRYGRAFVYLIRHKKVTVIIFAITMGILWWANASMKKGFVPNEDRGIIFTDVQLPAGASMERTYNALKAIQQKALQIPGVKNVTISTGRGFLSGNGSNNGLAFIRLKPFEERTSDDEKIENITKKLFGMAATVPDAKVVFFQPPSVPGFGSSAGFEAVLLDKSGGDYADLDKVTQEFIGKLIERPEIEFAQTSFNTKYPQYQMSINVPVAEQSGVSVTDILNTMQGYIGGIYAADFTKYGKQFRVMVQALPDARKSPESLNALYVKTKSGVMAPISQFVTLEKAYGPQSVSRYNLFTSVKITGSNAPGYSTGDAIRAVQEVADGALNQNYEVEFTGLSREELASGSQTLLIFLLSLVFVYFILAAQYESYILPLIVIISLPLGVMGAFLGQKLAGLENNIYFQIALIMLVGLLAKNAILIVEFAVQRRHHGETLVMSAINAAKARLRPILMTSFAFIFGLLPLIFATGIGAVGNRSIATGAAVGLLIGTFLGLVVIPVLFVIFQYLQEKITPPKKLEINLSE; this is encoded by the coding sequence ATGATAAAGAATTTCATCAACAGACCGGTTTTATCAACCGTAATTTCTATTCTCATCGTTATTTTAGGGGTGCTGGGATTGATGGCTTTACCCGTGACTCAATATCCAGATATCGCACCGCCTACAGTAAGCGTATCGGCAAATTATACAGGAGCCAATGCAGAAACGGTGATGAAAAGTGTAGTAGTGCCGTTAGAAGAACAAATCAACGGGGTAGAAGGAATGAGTTATATTACTTCTTCTGCAGGAAATGATGGTTCGGCGAACATTCAGATATTTTTTAAACAAGGAGTAAACCCAGATATTGCTGCGGTAAACGTGCAGAATAGAGTAGCCAGAGCTACACCGCTTTTGCCAAGCGAAGTAACGCGTTCTGGAGTGGTAACACAAAAACAACAGACCAGTGCGCTTATGTACCTCTCTTTTTACTCAGAAAATAAAAAAATAGATGATGTTTATCTTCAAAATTATTTGAATATCAATGTCATTCCAAACATTAAAAGGATTAATGGAGTAGGTGATGCTAACGTAATGGGTGGGAAGAATTATTCCATGAGAATTTGGCTAGACCCAAATAAACTAGCTGCTTATGGATTGAATCCTACAGATGTTACCGCAGCGATAAACGAACAGAGTAGAGAAGCGGCAGCAGGTTCTATCGGTCAAAACAGTGGAAGTTCTTTTGAATACATCATCAAATACGTTGGGAAATACAACAGCAAAGAACAGTATGATAATATCATCATTAAGTCTTTAGGAAACGGACAAAACCTCATGCTGAAAGATGTGGCCAAAGTAGAATTGGCCGCACAATCTTATACAGGAAGAGGGGAAAACGGAAATTCTCCAGCCATCAGTATGGGGATTTTCCAAACGCCGGGTTCTAATGCACAAGACATCATTAATGACATCAAAGCTTATCTAAAAACAGCCGAAAGCGACTTCCCAGAAGGGATTCATTATACGGTGAACTTTGACACCAATGAATTTCTGGATGCCTCTATCGAAAAAGTAGTCCATACCTTAATTGAAGCGTTTATCTTGGTATTCATCGTGGTATTTATTTTCTTGCAAGATTTCCGTTCTACATTGATTCCGGCAATTGCAGTTCCCGTATCGATTATTGGAGCGTTTTTCTTCCTGAATCTTCTGGGATATTCTTTGAATTTATTGACGCTTTTTGCCTTGGTTTTAGCGATTGGTATTGTGGTAGATGACGCCATCGTAGTAGTAGAAGCAGTACACGCCAAAATGGAACACGGCATCAGCGATGCCAAAAAAGCAACCATAGAAGCCATGCACGAAATTACAGGAGCAATTATCTCGATTACTTTGGTAATGGCAGCCGTTTTCATTCCCGTGACTTTTATTGAAGGACCTACAGGTGTGTTCTATAAACAGTTTGGGATTACCTTAATCGTGGCGATTTTAATCTCAGCAATCAACGCATTAACATTGAGTCCAGTGTTGTGTTCTTTATTTTTGAAACCTCAACATCATGATAAAGAATACGAAGAAAAAACCACCATGGGAAAATTCTTCCACAGATTTAATGCAGGTTTCAAAGCATCTACAGATCGTTATGGGAGAGCATTTGTGTATCTCATTAGACACAAGAAAGTGACCGTTATTATTTTTGCCATTACCATGGGAATTTTATGGTGGGCAAATGCTTCCATGAAAAAAGGTTTCGTTCCGAATGAAGACCGCGGAATCATCTTTACAGATGTTCAACTTCCAGCAGGGGCTTCCATGGAAAGAACGTATAACGCATTGAAGGCAATTCAACAAAAAGCCTTACAAATTCCAGGAGTGAAAAACGTAACCATTTCTACAGGAAGAGGTTTCTTATCAGGAAACGGAAGCAATAATGGTTTGGCGTTCATCAGACTAAAACCTTTTGAAGAAAGAACCAGTGACGACGAAAAAATAGAAAACATCACCAAAAAACTCTTCGGAATGGCAGCTACCGTTCCAGATGCGAAAGTAGTGTTTTTCCAACCGCCTTCTGTTCCAGGTTTTGGAAGCAGTGCAGGTTTTGAAGCGGTTTTATTGGATAAATCGGGTGGTGATTATGCAGATTTAGACAAAGTGACGCAAGAATTCATCGGAAAACTCATAGAAAGACCCGAAATTGAATTTGCGCAGACTTCTTTTAACACCAAGTATCCTCAGTATCAAATGTCGATTAATGTTCCAGTTGCAGAGCAATCTGGCGTTTCGGTGACAGATATTTTGAATACCATGCAAGGTTACATCGGTGGAATTTATGCGGCAGATTTTACCAAATATGGAAAACAGTTTAGAGTGATGGTACAAGCTTTACCAGATGCCAGAAAATCTCCTGAAAGTTTAAATGCCTTGTACGTAAAAACCAAATCTGGAGTGATGGCGCCGATTTCTCAGTTTGTAACCTTAGAAAAAGCTTATGGCCCGCAATCAGTAAGCCGTTACAACTTATTCACTTCCGTGAAAATTACTGGGTCTAATGCACCGGGTTACAGTACCGGAGACGCAATTAGAGCAGTACAGGAAGTAGCAGATGGTGCACTCAACCAAAACTATGAAGTAGAATTTACAGGTTTGTCAAGAGAAGAATTAGCTTCTGGCTCTCAAACACTGTTGATATTCCTCTTAAGTTTGGTATTTGTGTATTTCATTTTAGCAGCGCAATATGAAAGTTATATCTTACCGCTAATTGTGATTATTTCCCTTCCATTAGGAGTGATGGGAGCGTTCTTAGGTCAAAAATTAGCAGGCTTAGAAAACAATATTTACTTCCAGATTGCCTTAATCATGTTGGTAGGTTTATTGGCGAAAAATGCCATTCTAATTGTAGAATTTGCAGTGCAAAGACGTCATCACGGTGAAACCTTAGTCATGTCTGCTATCAATGCAGCTAAAGCGAGATTAAGACCGATTTTAATGACTTCTTTTGCGTTTATTTTTGGTTTATTGCCTCTGATTTTCGCAACAGGAATTGGAGCCGTAGGAAACCGTTCGATTGCAACAGGAGCAGCCGTAGGTTTATTGATAGGTACATTTTTAGGATTGGTGGTAATTCCTGTATTATTCGTGATTTTCCAATATTTACAAGAAAAAATCACGCCGCCTAAAAAACTGGAAATAAATCTGTCTGAATAA
- a CDS encoding efflux RND transporter periplasmic adaptor subunit encodes MKNIFLLLILSLLSVISCKKQEEKKDGPKPYPVISVETRNVTGYDVYPAAIKGVVNNDVRAKIQGYITQVLVDEGQYVTAGQPLFRLETNMLSENADAAKSGITAAQANVSAARAAVNAAQVEVNKLKPLVEKNIISNVQLQTALANLARAQAQLSQAVASQQQASANYKSVQANINYSIIRAPISGIVGKLPLKVGSLVGPSDATPLTTISDTRSVYAYFSMNEKEYLDFLEKSYGATVPEKIKNLPNVELELANGSMYPEKGRIEVVTGQIDPATGTIQFRVGFPNPSKLLTNGNSGAIRFPKFYDNTLVVPESATYEQQGMVYLFKVEKDTAKNTVIEVQDRINNMVIIKSGVNKGDKVVAAGIGGLKPGTAIIPKPAKFDSIVQSIKPLF; translated from the coding sequence ATGAAAAATATTTTTTTACTCCTCATCTTATCACTCCTATCGGTCATTTCTTGTAAAAAACAAGAAGAGAAAAAAGACGGACCAAAACCTTATCCCGTAATCAGTGTAGAAACCAGAAACGTAACAGGATATGATGTCTATCCTGCTGCGATAAAAGGAGTGGTAAATAATGATGTTCGTGCAAAAATTCAAGGATATATTACTCAGGTTTTAGTAGATGAAGGCCAATATGTAACCGCTGGTCAACCGCTGTTCAGACTAGAGACCAACATGCTAAGCGAAAATGCAGATGCTGCAAAATCTGGAATTACTGCGGCACAAGCCAATGTTTCTGCGGCGAGAGCAGCTGTAAATGCTGCGCAAGTAGAAGTAAATAAATTAAAACCTCTCGTTGAAAAAAATATCATCAGCAACGTACAATTGCAGACGGCTTTAGCAAATTTAGCAAGAGCACAAGCACAATTGTCACAAGCAGTGGCTTCTCAGCAACAAGCATCTGCCAATTATAAATCAGTACAAGCGAATATCAATTATTCCATCATCAGAGCGCCTATTTCAGGAATTGTAGGGAAACTGCCACTGAAAGTTGGAAGTTTAGTTGGCCCTTCGGATGCTACACCATTGACTACCATTTCAGATACCCGTTCTGTATATGCATATTTCTCAATGAATGAAAAAGAATATTTAGATTTCTTAGAAAAATCTTACGGAGCTACAGTGCCTGAGAAAATCAAAAATCTACCCAACGTAGAACTGGAATTAGCCAATGGAAGTATGTATCCAGAAAAAGGAAGAATAGAAGTGGTAACAGGTCAGATTGATCCAGCTACAGGAACCATTCAGTTCAGAGTAGGTTTTCCTAATCCTTCTAAATTACTCACCAACGGAAACAGTGGAGCCATCAGATTTCCTAAATTCTATGACAATACTCTAGTGGTTCCAGAAAGTGCTACCTATGAGCAACAAGGAATGGTTTACCTATTCAAAGTAGAAAAAGATACCGCTAAAAATACAGTTATTGAAGTTCAGGACAGAATTAATAACATGGTCATCATTAAATCTGGTGTAAACAAAGGTGACAAAGTAGTAGCTGCAGGAATTGGCGGACTAAAACCAGGAACGGCAATTATTCCGAAGCCTGCAAAATTTGATAGTATTGTACAATCTATAAAACCGCTTTTCTAA